One Nitrososphaerota archaeon DNA window includes the following coding sequences:
- the bgaS gene encoding beta-galactosidase BgaS has protein sequence MVFPDKFLWGVSSSGFQFEMGDPLNESLDPNTDWYVWVHDKQNIDKKIVSGDFPENGPNYWFLYKKDHEIASELGLNAYRIGIEWSRIFPKSTKDLKVDIERANDGKISKISAEESLMEKLEKIANMKALNHYRSIITDLRNRGFKVYLCLNHFTLPTWIHDPIIVRNSKLKKGPKGWFDEITIIEFWKFAAFLAYKLGDLIDYWITFNEPMVVTESGYLAIEAGFPPSLMNFNAFKKASMNMIIAHARAYDAIKEWDKIKAEEDSLPAEVGIIQNIIPVKPYDYDKKIDNEAANFINHIHNLFFIEAISNGWLDENFNGIKEKEEIKDYLKNRLDWIGVNYYTRIVTKGRKSILAKLFVGLPLIPEFVNGYGINCKPNSFSNDNRPTSDFGWEIYPEGLSEALKLISKYEKPMVVTENGIADSEDKLRPKFILEHLKEIDKILNEEKLNVKGYFHWALIDNYEWAKGFSMRFGLYSVDFKSKEKDRIPRKRSTELFKKIIETGEIPEKINL, from the coding sequence ATGGTTTTTCCAGATAAATTTTTATGGGGTGTTTCTTCTTCTGGCTTTCAATTTGAAATGGGAGATCCTTTAAATGAAAGTTTAGACCCGAATACAGATTGGTATGTTTGGGTTCATGATAAACAAAATATAGATAAAAAAATAGTAAGTGGAGATTTTCCTGAAAATGGACCAAATTATTGGTTTCTTTATAAAAAAGATCATGAAATTGCTTCTGAATTAGGTTTAAATGCTTATAGAATTGGTATAGAATGGAGTAGAATATTTCCAAAAAGTACTAAAGATTTAAAAGTTGATATTGAAAGAGCAAATGATGGAAAAATTTCTAAAATAAGTGCAGAAGAAAGTTTAATGGAAAAACTTGAAAAAATAGCTAATATGAAAGCTTTAAATCATTATAGATCAATAATTACAGATTTAAGAAATAGAGGATTTAAAGTATATTTATGTTTAAATCATTTTACATTACCTACATGGATTCATGATCCTATTATTGTTAGGAATTCAAAATTAAAGAAAGGACCAAAAGGATGGTTTGATGAGATTACAATAATAGAATTTTGGAAATTTGCAGCTTTTTTAGCATATAAGCTTGGAGATTTAATAGATTATTGGATTACTTTCAATGAACCTATGGTTGTTACAGAAAGTGGTTATTTAGCTATTGAAGCAGGTTTTCCACCTAGTTTAATGAATTTCAATGCTTTTAAAAAAGCTTCAATGAATATGATTATAGCACATGCAAGAGCTTATGATGCTATAAAAGAATGGGATAAAATAAAAGCAGAAGAAGATTCTTTACCAGCTGAAGTAGGAATAATACAAAATATAATACCTGTAAAACCATATGATTATGATAAGAAAATAGATAATGAAGCTGCAAATTTTATTAATCATATACATAATTTATTTTTTATAGAAGCAATATCAAATGGATGGCTTGATGAAAACTTTAATGGAATTAAAGAAAAAGAAGAGATAAAAGATTATTTGAAAAATAGATTAGATTGGATTGGAGTAAATTATTATACAAGAATTGTTACAAAAGGAAGAAAATCCATCTTAGCAAAATTGTTTGTAGGGCTTCCATTAATACCAGAATTTGTGAATGGATATGGAATTAATTGTAAACCAAATAGTTTTTCTAATGATAATAGACCTACTTCAGATTTTGGTTGGGAAATATATCCAGAAGGATTAAGCGAAGCTTTAAAATTAATATCTAAATATGAAAAACCAATGGTAGTTACTGAAAACGGCATAGCTGATTCTGAAGATAAATTAAGACCGAAATTTATACTTGAACATTTAAAAGAGATCGATAAAATACTGAATGAAGAAAAATTAAATGTTAAAGGATATTTCCATTGGGCTTTAATAGATAATTATGAATGGGCAAAAGGATTTAGTATGAGATTCGGTTTGTATTCTGTAGATTTTAAAAGTAAAGAAAAAGATAGGATTCCAAGAAAAAGAAGTACAGAATTATTCAAAAAAATAATCGAAACTGGAGAAATACCAGAAAAAATTAATTTATGA
- the nuoB gene encoding NADH-quinone oxidoreductase subunit NuoB, which yields MFLSLKKKARVHSPWIYHFHTGGCNGCDIETFATLIPRFDIERFGVKLVSSPRHADIIIVNGPVTKQFVPMLLRVYNQVPNPKIVIAIGSCALTCGVFNRNGEENYALAGPAEKLIPVDVCIPGCPPKPEAIIQGIMYAIQKLSSL from the coding sequence ATGTTCCTTTCATTAAAGAAAAAAGCTAGAGTTCATTCCCCTTGGATATATCATTTTCATACAGGAGGATGTAATGGTTGCGATATAGAAACTTTTGCAACTCTTATTCCTAGATTTGATATTGAAAGATTTGGAGTAAAGCTTGTTAGTTCTCCAAGACATGCAGATATAATAATAGTTAATGGACCAGTTACAAAACAATTTGTTCCAATGTTATTAAGAGTATACAATCAAGTGCCTAATCCAAAAATAGTTATTGCAATAGGTTCTTGTGCCTTGACATGTGGTGTATTTAATAGGAATGGAGAAGAAAATTATGCTTTAGCTGGACCAGCTGAAAAACTTATACCTGTAGATGTATGTATTCCAGGATGTCCTCCAAAACCTGAAGCAATAATCCAAGGAATAATGTATGCAATTCAAAAACTTTCTTCTTTATAA
- a CDS encoding 4Fe-4S dicluster domain-containing protein, giving the protein MKNIKTLIEALKNFYNQETISYPIGEWPGKKYSNIPETLRGKPKVDEEKCIGCEACYNACSAFTIKFFEEGNERKYNIDINKCVFCGRCEDVCPEDAIKLSNEFELTYFPERKEEKRYVKWIKLLKDCKNCGEKFAAIDQINKIHERISLNINPKVSEEASKDYEIYSNYCPKCRKILSYKIGINPTKYYLRLGRG; this is encoded by the coding sequence ATGAAGAATATAAAAACTTTAATTGAAGCTTTAAAAAATTTCTATAATCAAGAAACAATAAGTTATCCAATAGGAGAATGGCCTGGTAAAAAATATAGCAATATTCCAGAAACTTTAAGAGGAAAACCTAAGGTAGATGAAGAAAAATGCATTGGATGTGAAGCTTGTTATAATGCATGTAGTGCTTTTACAATTAAATTTTTTGAAGAAGGAAATGAAAGGAAATATAACATAGATATTAATAAATGTGTTTTTTGTGGAAGATGTGAAGATGTATGTCCAGAAGATGCTATAAAGCTTTCAAATGAATTTGAGCTTACATATTTTCCTGAAAGAAAAGAAGAAAAAAGATATGTTAAATGGATAAAACTCTTAAAAGATTGTAAAAATTGCGGAGAAAAATTTGCAGCAATAGATCAAATAAATAAAATTCATGAAAGAATTTCTTTAAATATTAATCCAAAAGTTTCTGAAGAAGCTTCAAAAGATTATGAAATATACTCGAATTATTGTCCAAAATGTAGGAAAATACTTTCTTATAAAATAGGAATAAATCCAACAAAATATTATTTAAGATTAGGTAGAGGTTAA
- a CDS encoding NADH-quinone oxidoreductase subunit H, with amino-acid sequence MIIEIIFFIGLIIFNIFLSFIYFSLFRKMNAKLQGRKGLLFIVPKDLRKIIGFTKIMQQFYDVVKLFYKETIIPKNSHRKIFIISPIISLILSIIIIPFLYFPVINTYQQFRFISFDLIIITYAIILIHVFWNIGAYASGSPWAYIGIERSEKLNFFAQISFISSIFSIAILANSLSIKEIVLKQSIPYILLNPFSAIAFILFTLANFHLKPFDMSEVEVEVVSGPFTEYSGKLLGLIELTKTILFYINSIIFINIFLKSGEFFSSSIINLFLLLILTGLFIVFLSIINNIFPSYRIDQALRFYPILVIMFSILSLIISFIYRISFW; translated from the coding sequence ATGATTATTGAAATAATATTTTTCATAGGATTGATAATCTTTAATATATTCCTTAGTTTTATCTATTTTTCTCTTTTTAGAAAAATGAATGCAAAACTTCAAGGAAGAAAAGGATTACTATTCATAGTACCAAAAGATTTAAGAAAAATAATTGGTTTTACAAAAATAATGCAACAATTCTATGATGTAGTAAAGCTTTTTTATAAAGAAACAATAATACCTAAAAATTCTCATAGAAAAATTTTTATAATAAGTCCTATTATTAGTTTAATTTTATCAATTATAATTATACCATTTTTATACTTTCCAGTAATAAATACCTATCAACAATTTAGATTTATTTCATTCGATCTAATTATAATAACATATGCAATCATTCTTATACATGTTTTTTGGAATATTGGAGCATATGCAAGTGGTTCTCCCTGGGCATACATTGGAATTGAAAGAAGTGAGAAATTAAACTTCTTTGCTCAAATATCTTTTATTTCATCAATATTTAGTATAGCTATTTTAGCTAATAGTTTATCTATTAAAGAAATAGTTTTAAAACAAAGCATTCCATATATCTTACTAAATCCATTTTCAGCAATAGCATTTATCTTATTCACCTTAGCTAATTTTCATTTAAAACCTTTTGATATGTCTGAAGTAGAAGTTGAAGTAGTTTCAGGGCCTTTTACAGAATATTCAGGAAAATTGCTTGGTTTAATCGAATTAACAAAAACAATTTTATTTTATATAAATTCAATTATATTCATAAATATCTTCTTAAAAAGTGGAGAATTCTTTTCTTCTTCAATAATTAATTTATTTTTATTATTAATTCTTACTGGATTATTTATTGTATTCCTTTCAATAATAAATAATATCTTCCCAAGCTATAGAATAGACCAAGCATTAAGATTTTATCCAATTTTAGTTATTATGTTCTCGATTCTTTCATTAATAATTAGTTTTATTTATAGAATAAGTTTTTGGTGA
- a CDS encoding NADH-quinone oxidoreductase subunit C, with protein sequence MIESSIKNILEDLSSLIIETHDIKINKQLSKILTINKEKLIDVAKKILKNYNARLVHEILIDLGIDGFKIIQLYELLDKEGKPYYHIGIESYFSREESKVSSLAAITYQANWAEREAMELLGIEFEGHPDKRHLFLPYEWPNEVEAGMEEAKKIGFNVFPKPEPPNILPIGPYHPALLEGVFLRLKVDGETIVDADLKPGFNHRGIMKLGEERSYWRNLYLFERVCGICSADHTNAYVLAVENLFNIEPPDRAKYIRTLGIELERIASHLLWLGIAGDLIGFKTFFMWCWREREKAIDLLERLAGNRVTKGIARFGGAKRDLKKEEIDKMIEKLEDIKKSVEKLIDIAYNNSILRKRTEDIGILDFSNAKELGAVGPVARASNWKIDVRHDCPFDAYSPEYTTWDVITDNGKDVWARVIVRVKEILVSIDICNQCLNALKEIGGEIITSEKYEINKGEGVGKVEAPRGELIYYLMSNGEPIPYCVRIRTPSYRNNAVVPFILKGYKISDAPIIYGSVDPCMSCTDRVQIVNVKTGEKKNVTLNDLVKGVNK encoded by the coding sequence ATGATAGAAAGTAGCATAAAGAATATTTTAGAAGATTTAAGCAGTTTAATAATTGAAACTCATGATATTAAAATCAATAAACAATTATCAAAAATATTAACTATAAATAAAGAAAAATTAATTGATGTTGCTAAAAAAATTCTTAAAAATTATAATGCAAGATTAGTGCATGAAATTTTAATAGATCTAGGAATAGATGGATTTAAAATTATACAATTATATGAATTACTTGATAAGGAAGGAAAACCATATTATCATATAGGTATTGAAAGCTATTTTTCAAGAGAAGAATCTAAAGTTTCTTCACTTGCAGCTATAACATACCAAGCTAATTGGGCTGAAAGAGAAGCAATGGAACTTTTAGGAATAGAATTTGAGGGGCATCCAGATAAAAGACATTTATTTTTGCCATATGAATGGCCTAATGAAGTAGAAGCTGGAATGGAAGAGGCTAAAAAAATTGGTTTTAATGTTTTTCCAAAACCTGAGCCACCAAATATTCTTCCAATAGGACCATATCATCCAGCTTTACTTGAAGGAGTATTCTTAAGATTAAAAGTTGATGGAGAAACAATTGTAGATGCTGATTTAAAACCTGGATTTAATCATAGAGGAATAATGAAACTTGGAGAAGAAAGAAGTTATTGGAGAAATTTATATCTTTTTGAAAGAGTATGTGGAATATGTAGTGCAGATCATACTAATGCTTATGTTTTAGCAGTCGAAAATCTTTTTAATATAGAGCCGCCTGATAGAGCAAAATACATTAGAACTTTAGGTATTGAACTTGAAAGAATTGCTAGTCATTTGCTTTGGCTTGGAATTGCAGGAGATTTAATTGGTTTTAAAACATTTTTCATGTGGTGTTGGAGAGAAAGAGAAAAAGCAATAGATTTACTTGAGAGGCTTGCTGGAAATAGAGTTACTAAAGGGATTGCTAGATTTGGAGGAGCTAAAAGAGATTTGAAAAAAGAAGAAATAGATAAAATGATTGAAAAATTAGAAGATATTAAAAAGAGTGTAGAAAAACTTATTGATATTGCGTATAATAATTCAATTTTAAGAAAAAGAACAGAAGATATTGGAATATTAGATTTTTCAAATGCAAAAGAGCTTGGAGCAGTAGGTCCTGTAGCAAGAGCAAGCAATTGGAAAATAGATGTAAGGCATGATTGCCCATTTGATGCTTATAGTCCAGAATATACTACATGGGATGTTATAACAGACAATGGTAAAGATGTATGGGCTAGAGTAATAGTAAGAGTAAAAGAAATTCTTGTATCCATAGATATTTGCAATCAATGCTTAAATGCATTAAAAGAAATTGGAGGCGAAATAATTACTTCAGAAAAATATGAAATAAATAAAGGGGAAGGAGTTGGAAAAGTAGAAGCTCCAAGAGGAGAATTGATTTATTACTTAATGAGTAATGGAGAACCAATTCCATATTGTGTAAGAATTAGAACACCTAGCTATAGAAATAATGCCGTTGTGCCATTTATACTTAAAGGATATAAAATATCTGATGCTCCTATAATTTATGGAAGTGTTGATCCTTGTATGTCATGTACAGATAGAGTTCAAATAGTAAATGTAAAAACTGGTGAGAAGAAAAACGTTACATTAAATGATTTAGTTAAAGGTGTTAATAAATGA